A stretch of Bordetella petrii DNA encodes these proteins:
- a CDS encoding phage integrase central domain-containing protein, producing the protein MARIENDVFPWTDKRPITEIDASEILAVLKRVDGRGARHTAHKIRSKISMVFRYGIKEGHCKTDPAKVGKMLRAFEGFSGTFIVQCARRLAPMLFVRRGEPRQAEWGHIDLGKAEWRYTVSKTGTAHLVSLARQAVNVLRQLHALTGHGRYVFPGARSYDRPMSHGGT; encoded by the coding sequence GTGGCCCGGATAGAAAACGATGTTTTCCCCTGGACGGACAAACGGCCAATCACTGAAATCGACGCTTCCGAAATCCTGGCCGTGCTGAAACGCGTAGACGGACGGGGGGCGCGGCATACCGCCCATAAGATCCGCAGCAAGATCAGCATGGTCTTTCGCTACGGCATCAAGGAGGGCCACTGCAAAACCGACCCGGCCAAGGTGGGAAAGATGCTGCGGGCCTTTGAGGGGTTCTCTGGGACGTTCATCGTCCAATGCGCTCGGCGGCTCGCCCCCATGCTCTTTGTACGCCGTGGCGAGCCACGGCAGGCGGAATGGGGACATATCGACCTGGGCAAAGCCGAGTGGCGCTATACCGTGTCGAAGACCGGCACTGCGCACCTTGTCTCGCTGGCGCGCCAAGCCGTGAATGTGCTGCGCCAGCTTCACGCCTTGACCGGGCACGGCCGATATGTGTTCCCAGGGGCGCGCAGCTATGACCGGCCCATGAGCCATGGCGGCACTTAA
- a CDS encoding Arm DNA-binding domain-containing protein — MPYPHSRWYLFGYQTLAPRFSGRRYPQIPLTDTAIRQTKPGPKPVKLAGGDGPYLLVTSAERDTGAGSTAMLARLGVYPDVTLAKARDRHQEARKLLAEGARPQRVQESRQAGGKAGGGKLVPGRGAGLDGRTLPPRYRTAPMPIPWPG, encoded by the coding sequence CTGCCATACCCCCATTCTCGGTGGTATCTTTTTGGGTATCAGACACTTGCCCCCAGATTTTCTGGACGGAGATACCCTCAAATACCCCTGACCGATACCGCCATCCGGCAAACCAAGCCCGGCCCCAAACCCGTCAAGCTGGCCGGCGGCGACGGGCCATACCTGCTGGTGACCTCGGCGGAGCGCGATACTGGCGCTGGAAGTACCGCTATGCTGGCAAGGCTGGGCGTCTACCCCGACGTGACCCTGGCCAAAGCCCGAGATAGGCACCAGGAAGCCCGCAAACTGCTGGCCGAGGGGGCAAGACCGCAGCGAGTCCAAGAAAGCCGACAAGCGGGCGGCAAAGCTGGCGGCGGCAAACTCGTTCCGGGCCGTGGCGCGGGCCTGGATGGAAGAACACTGCCCCCAAGATATCGGACAGCACCCATGCCCATACCGTGGCCCGGATAG
- a CDS encoding ClpXP protease specificity-enhancing factor: protein MGETSTKPYLLRALHEWCTDNGYTPYITVQVDEHTLVPVAHVRDGQITLNVGTLATNKLVLGNEFIEFQARFSGVTENVLVPVASVSAIYARETGAGMGFEVQPYEAPSREETAADPAAPDAAGDTSTAPADGGDDEPKRPHLTIVK from the coding sequence ATGGGTGAAACTTCCACCAAGCCGTATCTGCTGCGCGCACTGCACGAATGGTGCACCGATAACGGCTACACGCCGTACATCACCGTGCAGGTCGACGAGCACACCCTGGTGCCCGTGGCCCATGTGCGCGACGGCCAGATCACGCTGAACGTGGGCACGCTGGCCACCAACAAACTGGTGCTGGGCAACGAATTCATCGAGTTCCAGGCCCGTTTCAGCGGCGTCACCGAAAACGTGCTGGTGCCGGTGGCATCCGTCAGCGCCATCTACGCGCGCGAAACCGGCGCCGGCATGGGTTTCGAAGTCCAGCCCTACGAAGCGCCCAGCCGCGAAGAAACCGCCGCCGACCCGGCCGCCCCCGACGCCGCCGGCGATACCTCCACGGCCCCAGCCGATGGCGGCGACGACGAACCCAAGCGCCCGCACCTGACCATCGTCAAATAA
- a CDS encoding glutathione S-transferase N-terminal domain-containing protein, producing the protein MMVLYSGTTCPFSQRCRFVLFEKGMDFEIRDIDLYNKPEDISVMNPYGQVPILVERDLVLYESNIINEYIDERFPHPQLMPADPVMRARTRLFLYNFEKELFVHVSTLEDRSAKPDEKKLATARQNIRDRLAQLAPLLLKNKYMLGDEFSMLDVAVAPLLWRLDHYGIELPKNAAPLQKYAERIFSRPAYIEALTPSEKVMRR; encoded by the coding sequence ATGATGGTGCTCTATTCCGGAACCACCTGCCCCTTTTCGCAACGCTGCCGCTTCGTGCTGTTCGAAAAAGGCATGGATTTCGAAATCCGCGACATCGACCTGTACAACAAGCCCGAAGACATTTCGGTCATGAACCCGTACGGCCAGGTGCCCATCCTGGTCGAGCGCGATCTGGTGCTGTACGAATCGAACATCATCAACGAGTACATCGACGAGCGCTTCCCGCATCCCCAGCTGATGCCGGCCGATCCGGTGATGCGCGCGCGCACCCGGCTGTTCCTGTACAACTTCGAAAAAGAGCTGTTCGTCCACGTTTCCACGCTGGAAGACCGCAGCGCCAAGCCCGACGAGAAAAAGCTGGCCACCGCGCGGCAGAACATCCGCGACCGGCTGGCCCAATTGGCGCCGCTGCTGCTCAAGAACAAGTACATGCTGGGCGACGAGTTCTCGATGCTGGACGTGGCCGTGGCCCCGCTGCTGTGGCGCCTGGACCACTACGGCATCGAACTGCCCAAGAACGCCGCGCCGCTGCAAAAGTACGCCGAACGCATCTTCTCGCGTCCCGCCTACATCGAGGCGCTGACGCCGTCCGAAAAAGTGATGCGTCGCTAA
- a CDS encoding cytochrome c1 — MTMIKKLIGAVAFTLACTAAYASEGGYPLDAAPNRVNDVAALQNGAKLFVNYCLNCHSASAMRYNKLQDIGLTDEQIKENLLFTGEKVGDLMHVAMRPEDAKRWFGTTPPDLSVMARAKSINAGPSGADYIYTYLRTFYRDTARATGWNNLVFPNVGMPHVLWELQGPRELTTVAMHEVEGKDGAHSWQRVTTTYDPQGYATVKTEPVAEFHGHASVEARFKALDPAKAAAYDNDVADLTAFLAWMAEPGQLFRKQLGVWVLLFLGLFLVVAWRLNASYWKHVR, encoded by the coding sequence ATGACCATGATCAAGAAGCTGATTGGCGCCGTCGCATTCACACTCGCGTGCACGGCCGCGTACGCCTCCGAGGGCGGCTACCCCCTGGACGCCGCCCCCAACCGCGTCAACGACGTCGCCGCCCTGCAAAACGGCGCCAAACTGTTCGTCAACTACTGCCTTAACTGCCACAGCGCGTCCGCCATGCGCTACAACAAGCTGCAGGACATCGGCCTGACCGACGAGCAGATCAAGGAAAACCTGTTGTTCACGGGCGAAAAGGTCGGCGACCTGATGCACGTGGCCATGCGCCCGGAAGACGCCAAGCGCTGGTTCGGCACCACCCCGCCCGACCTGTCCGTCATGGCGCGCGCCAAGTCGATCAACGCCGGCCCCTCGGGCGCCGACTACATCTACACCTACCTGCGCACGTTCTACCGCGACACCGCGCGCGCCACCGGCTGGAACAACCTGGTGTTCCCCAACGTGGGCATGCCGCACGTGCTGTGGGAACTGCAGGGCCCGCGCGAGCTCACCACGGTGGCCATGCACGAGGTCGAAGGCAAAGACGGCGCGCACAGCTGGCAGCGCGTCACCACCACCTACGACCCGCAGGGCTATGCCACCGTCAAGACCGAGCCCGTCGCCGAATTCCACGGCCACGCCTCGGTCGAGGCCCGGTTCAAGGCGCTGGACCCGGCCAAGGCGGCGGCCTACGATAACGATGTAGCCGACCTGACGGCGTTCCTGGCCTGGATGGCCGAGCCCGGCCAGCTGTTCCGCAAGCAACTGGGCGTGTGGGTGCTGCTGTTCCTGGGCCTGTTCCTGGTCGTGGCCTGGCGCCTGAACGCCTCTTACTGGAAGCACGTGCGCTGA
- a CDS encoding cytochrome b: MAGEKTVETTGLLGWLDRRFPVTSTWKAHLSEYYAPKNFNFWYFFGSLALLVLVIQIVTGIFLVMHYKPDAERAFLSVEYIMREVPWGWLVRYMHSTGASMFFVVVYLHMLRGLFYGSYRKPRELVWIFGVAIFLCLMGEAFFGYLLPWGQMSYWGAQVIVNLFSAIPFIGPELSIWIRGDYVVSDATLNRFFSFHVIAIPLVLIGLVAAHIVALHEVGSNNPDGIEIKQGPKDKHGRPKDAIPFHPFYTVHDIMGVAGFLIIFAAIVFFGPEMGGYFLEYNNFIPADPLKTPPHIAPVWYFTPFYSMLRATTNEFTWVLAGAAVLGAIALLVKSNLKGFLRIAVPGLLIVVAVLLRVIDAKFWGVVAMGGAVVILFFLPWLDHSPVKSIRYRPTWHKWFYGIFIVNFLVLGFLGTQPPNDAYNLMSQIGTLIYLGFFFLMPVWSRLGTFKPVPDRVTFHAH, translated from the coding sequence ATGGCTGGCGAAAAAACCGTCGAGACAACAGGCCTGCTGGGCTGGCTGGACCGGCGCTTCCCGGTAACCTCTACCTGGAAGGCGCACCTGTCCGAGTACTACGCGCCCAAGAATTTCAACTTCTGGTACTTCTTCGGATCCCTGGCCCTGCTGGTCCTGGTCATCCAGATCGTCACCGGCATCTTCCTGGTCATGCACTACAAGCCCGACGCCGAACGCGCGTTCCTGTCGGTCGAGTACATCATGCGCGAAGTGCCATGGGGCTGGCTGGTGCGCTACATGCACTCCACCGGCGCCTCGATGTTCTTCGTGGTGGTCTACCTGCACATGCTGCGCGGGCTGTTCTACGGCTCGTACCGCAAGCCGCGCGAGCTGGTCTGGATCTTCGGCGTGGCCATCTTCCTGTGCCTGATGGGCGAAGCCTTCTTCGGCTACCTGCTGCCCTGGGGCCAGATGTCCTACTGGGGCGCGCAGGTCATCGTGAACCTGTTCTCGGCCATCCCGTTCATCGGCCCTGAACTGTCCATCTGGATCCGCGGCGACTACGTCGTGTCCGACGCCACCCTGAACCGCTTCTTCTCGTTCCACGTCATCGCCATCCCGCTCGTGCTGATTGGCCTGGTGGCCGCGCACATCGTGGCGCTGCATGAAGTCGGCTCGAACAACCCCGACGGCATCGAGATCAAGCAGGGCCCGAAAGACAAGCACGGCCGGCCGAAAGACGCCATCCCGTTCCACCCGTTCTACACGGTGCACGACATCATGGGCGTGGCGGGCTTTCTGATCATCTTCGCGGCCATCGTGTTCTTCGGCCCCGAAATGGGCGGGTACTTCCTGGAATACAACAACTTCATCCCGGCCGACCCGCTGAAGACGCCCCCGCACATCGCGCCGGTGTGGTACTTCACGCCGTTCTACTCCATGCTGCGCGCCACCACCAACGAATTCACGTGGGTGCTGGCCGGGGCCGCCGTACTGGGCGCCATCGCGCTGCTGGTCAAGAGCAATCTGAAAGGCTTCCTGCGCATCGCCGTGCCGGGCCTGCTGATCGTGGTGGCCGTGCTGCTGCGCGTCATCGACGCCAAGTTCTGGGGCGTGGTGGCCATGGGCGGCGCGGTCGTCATCCTGTTCTTCCTGCCGTGGCTCGACCACTCGCCGGTCAAGTCGATCCGCTACCGCCCCACGTGGCACAAGTGGTTCTACGGCATTTTCATCGTCAATTTCCTGGTGCTGGGCTTCCTGGGCACGCAGCCGCCCAACGATGCGTACAACCTCATGTCGCAGATCGGCACGCTGATCTACCTGGGCTTCTTCTTCCTGATGCCCGTCTGGAGCCGTCTGGGCACGTTCAAGCCGGTCCCCGACCGCGTGACGTTCCATGCCCACTGA
- the petA gene encoding ubiquinol-cytochrome c reductase iron-sulfur subunit has protein sequence MSQDTLVHDDDGAVDPNLPPDPSRRFWVTTACAVGGVAGVATAVPFVSTFAPSEKARAAGAPVEVDVADLAPGQMRTVEWRGKPVWVIHRSKDQLSGIKDQDPYLADPNSERPGFTPEYAKNEYRSRKPELFVCVGICTHLGCSPTAHFETGGGGGLPSSWEGGFLCPCHGSTFDLAGRVYKNKPAPDNLEVPPYQYLSDTRIIVGVDEDNKA, from the coding sequence ATGAGTCAGGATACGCTGGTGCATGATGATGACGGTGCGGTTGATCCCAACCTCCCGCCGGATCCTTCGCGCCGTTTCTGGGTAACGACCGCCTGTGCGGTGGGCGGTGTCGCCGGTGTGGCCACTGCCGTCCCTTTTGTCAGCACCTTCGCCCCCTCTGAAAAGGCCCGCGCCGCCGGCGCGCCCGTCGAAGTCGACGTCGCCGACCTGGCTCCCGGCCAGATGCGCACCGTCGAATGGCGCGGCAAGCCGGTCTGGGTCATCCACCGGTCCAAAGACCAGCTCTCCGGCATCAAAGACCAAGACCCCTACCTGGCCGATCCCAATTCCGAACGCCCCGGTTTCACGCCCGAATACGCCAAGAACGAATACCGCTCGCGCAAGCCCGAGCTGTTCGTGTGCGTGGGCATCTGCACGCACCTGGGCTGCTCGCCCACCGCGCACTTCGAAACCGGCGGCGGCGGCGGCCTGCCGTCTTCCTGGGAAGGCGGCTTCCTGTGCCCCTGCCACGGCTCCACCTTCGACCTGGCCGGCCGCGTGTACAAGAACAAGCCCGCGCCCGACAACCTCGAAGTCCCGCCGTATCAATACCTGAGCGACACCCGCATCATCGTCGGGGTTGACGAAGACAACAAGGCCTGA
- the mscL gene encoding large conductance mechanosensitive channel protein MscL, translated as MSKASGFLKEFRDFAVKGNAMDLAVGVIIGAAFGKIVDSVVKDLVMPLVNFILGGSVDFSNKFLVLSMPDGYAGPMTYADLTKAGANVLAWGNFLTILINFILLALVVFIIVKAINSARRKDEEAPAAPAAPPEDVVVLREIRDLLKK; from the coding sequence ATGAGCAAAGCATCTGGTTTTCTCAAGGAATTTCGCGATTTCGCCGTCAAGGGCAACGCGATGGACCTTGCTGTTGGCGTGATCATCGGGGCTGCGTTCGGCAAGATCGTCGATTCCGTGGTCAAAGATCTCGTCATGCCTCTCGTGAATTTCATCCTGGGGGGCTCGGTGGATTTTTCCAACAAATTCCTGGTGCTGTCGATGCCCGACGGCTATGCCGGCCCCATGACCTACGCCGATTTGACCAAGGCGGGCGCCAACGTGCTGGCCTGGGGCAATTTCCTTACCATCCTGATCAATTTCATCCTGCTGGCCCTGGTGGTGTTCATCATCGTCAAGGCCATCAACTCGGCGCGCCGCAAAGATGAAGAAGCGCCGGCCGCGCCCGCCGCGCCGCCCGAAGACGTGGTGGTGCTGCGCGAAATCCGCGACCTGCTCAAGAAATAG
- a CDS encoding Nif3-like dinuclear metal center hexameric protein — MKTIDTRELAAWLDATLQAPRFKDYCPNGLQVEGKPRVGHIITGVTASEALLRAAIERGADAVLVHHGWFWKNEDPRVRGPRRTRLALTLAHDLNLFAYHLPLDAHPQWGNNAQLARVLGLAPELDAAGAPLTCGPDNLIWLGTAPGLDTLDALARRVQQRLGRAPLVVGEPGRPLGRVAWCTGAAQGMLADAVQAGADAYITGEASEPTVHLARETGTGFIGAGHHATERYGVQALGQAVAQQFGIRVEFVDIDNPV, encoded by the coding sequence ATGAAAACAATCGACACCCGCGAACTGGCGGCCTGGCTGGATGCCACGCTGCAAGCGCCGCGATTCAAAGATTACTGTCCCAACGGCCTGCAGGTCGAAGGCAAGCCGCGCGTAGGCCACATTATCACCGGCGTCACCGCATCCGAGGCGCTGCTGCGCGCGGCCATCGAGCGCGGCGCCGATGCCGTGCTGGTGCACCATGGCTGGTTCTGGAAAAACGAAGACCCGCGCGTGCGCGGCCCGCGCCGCACCCGCCTGGCCCTGACGCTGGCGCACGACCTGAACCTGTTCGCCTACCACCTGCCGCTGGACGCCCACCCGCAATGGGGCAACAACGCCCAGCTGGCGCGCGTGCTGGGCCTGGCGCCCGAGCTCGACGCGGCCGGCGCGCCGCTGACCTGCGGCCCCGACAACCTGATCTGGCTGGGCACGGCGCCGGGCCTGGACACCCTGGACGCGCTGGCCCGGCGCGTGCAGCAGCGCCTGGGGCGCGCGCCGCTGGTGGTGGGCGAACCCGGCCGCCCGCTGGGGCGGGTGGCCTGGTGCACCGGCGCGGCGCAGGGCATGCTGGCCGACGCGGTACAGGCCGGCGCAGACGCCTACATCACGGGTGAAGCCTCCGAACCCACCGTGCACCTGGCCCGCGAAACCGGCACCGGTTTCATCGGCGCCGGCCACCACGCCACCGAACGCTACGGCGTGCAGGCGCTGGGCCAGGCCGTGGCGCAGCAATTCGGCATACGGGTCGAGTTCGTCGACATCGACAACCCGGTGTAG
- a CDS encoding S1C family serine protease, whose protein sequence is MRRYWLIFAQAVTVCLAILFVVTTLRPDWLRLSAPAPGAAGQPAAPAAGASSYAAAVAKAAPAVVNVFTSKHVNVPVVPLPDDPILRQLFGQVPGLSRRQSSTSLGSGVIVSAEGYVLTNYHVVEAADAIEVALADGRRGSAKVVGADPDTDLAVLKLDAGTRPLPVAALAADRSLRVGDVVLAIGNPFGVGQTTTQGIVSALGRNGLGINTYENFIQTDAAINPGNSGGALIDSQGNLVGINTAIYSESGGSLGIGFAIPIDAARKVMDDIVKTGSVRRGWLGIEPQDITPELARAFGLPADTRGVVIAGVMREGPAGKAGLRVGDIVQTVNGAQVLDTVSMLRLIAALPPGEKATVGILRGGKARDVTVSVGTRPARPR, encoded by the coding sequence ATGCGTCGCTATTGGCTGATATTCGCTCAGGCCGTCACGGTGTGTCTGGCCATTTTATTCGTGGTGACTACCCTGCGGCCCGATTGGCTGCGCCTGTCGGCCCCGGCGCCCGGAGCGGCCGGGCAGCCCGCCGCGCCGGCGGCCGGCGCGTCGTCGTACGCGGCCGCGGTGGCCAAGGCGGCGCCGGCGGTGGTCAACGTTTTCACGTCCAAGCACGTGAACGTGCCGGTGGTGCCGCTGCCCGACGATCCGATCCTGCGCCAGCTGTTCGGCCAGGTGCCGGGCCTGAGCCGGCGCCAATCGTCCACCAGCCTGGGCTCGGGGGTGATCGTCAGCGCCGAGGGCTACGTGCTGACCAACTACCACGTGGTCGAGGCGGCTGACGCCATCGAGGTGGCGCTGGCCGACGGCCGGCGCGGCAGCGCCAAGGTGGTGGGAGCCGACCCCGACACCGACCTGGCGGTGCTGAAGCTGGATGCCGGCACCCGGCCGCTGCCCGTGGCGGCGCTGGCGGCCGACCGCAGCCTGCGCGTGGGCGACGTGGTGCTGGCCATCGGCAACCCCTTCGGCGTGGGGCAGACCACCACCCAGGGCATTGTCTCGGCGCTGGGCCGCAATGGGCTCGGCATCAACACCTACGAGAACTTCATCCAGACCGATGCGGCCATCAACCCCGGCAATTCCGGCGGCGCGCTGATCGACTCGCAGGGCAACCTGGTGGGCATCAACACCGCCATCTATTCCGAGTCGGGCGGCTCGCTGGGCATCGGCTTCGCCATTCCCATCGACGCCGCGCGCAAGGTCATGGACGACATCGTCAAGACCGGCTCGGTGCGGCGCGGCTGGCTGGGCATCGAGCCGCAGGACATCACGCCGGAACTGGCGCGGGCCTTCGGCCTGCCGGCCGATACGCGCGGCGTGGTGATCGCCGGGGTGATGCGCGAGGGCCCGGCCGGCAAGGCCGGCCTGCGCGTGGGCGACATTGTGCAAACCGTGAATGGGGCGCAAGTGCTGGATACCGTGTCGATGCTGCGCCTGATCGCGGCGCTGCCGCCCGGCGAAAAAGCCACCGTGGGCATCCTGCGCGGCGGCAAGGCGCGCGATGTAACGGTGTCGGTGGGCACGCGGCCGGCCCGGCCGCGCTAG
- a CDS encoding helix-turn-helix domain-containing protein, which translates to MTLAHRLRARMQGRGIKSQNQLARISGVPQSSIHRILTRDDTYSPTRGTLQRLAAALGTTVPWLTDGIDGAAPAGRSHGPASAAAPADGYSAELQALMSKLPAGTRKKIVAVVRLIANGA; encoded by the coding sequence ATGACACTCGCACACCGCCTGCGCGCCCGGATGCAGGGGCGCGGCATCAAAAGCCAGAACCAGCTGGCGCGCATATCAGGGGTGCCGCAATCTTCCATCCACCGCATCCTGACGCGCGACGACACCTATTCGCCCACCCGCGGCACCCTGCAGCGCCTGGCCGCGGCGCTGGGCACCACGGTGCCCTGGCTGACCGACGGCATCGACGGCGCCGCGCCCGCCGGGCGCTCGCACGGCCCGGCCTCCGCCGCCGCGCCGGCCGACGGCTATAGCGCCGAACTGCAGGCCCTGATGAGCAAGCTGCCCGCCGGCACACGCAAGAAAATCGTGGCCGTCGTGCGCCTTATCGCCAACGGCGCCTGA
- the tatC gene encoding twin-arginine translocase subunit TatC has translation MTQDAKPDELDQEQPQETFISHLVELRSRLMKAAMAVIGVFVVLFIYPGASVIYDILAQPMLASLPEGTRMIATGVITPFMVPVKVTLMAAFVVALPVVLYQAWAFVAPGLYRHEKRLALPLIVSSTLLFILGMAFCYFFVFRTVFHFIATFAPQSITPAPDIEAYLSFVMTMFMAFGITFEVPVAVVLLVKTGIVELSKLRGARGYVVVGAFIIAAVVTPPDVVSQFMLAVPLVLLYEVGLICARMVTPEKKNQDADDAAGSLTEHH, from the coding sequence GTGACCCAGGACGCCAAGCCCGACGAGCTGGACCAGGAACAGCCGCAAGAAACCTTCATCTCGCACCTGGTCGAGCTGCGCAGCCGCCTCATGAAGGCGGCCATGGCCGTGATCGGCGTCTTCGTGGTGCTGTTCATCTATCCCGGCGCCTCGGTCATCTACGACATCCTGGCCCAGCCCATGCTGGCCTCGCTGCCCGAGGGCACCCGCATGATCGCCACGGGCGTCATCACGCCCTTCATGGTGCCGGTCAAGGTCACCCTGATGGCCGCCTTCGTGGTCGCGCTGCCGGTCGTGCTGTACCAGGCGTGGGCCTTCGTGGCCCCCGGCCTGTACCGGCACGAAAAACGCCTGGCCCTGCCGCTTATCGTGTCCAGCACGCTGCTGTTCATCCTGGGCATGGCGTTCTGCTATTTCTTCGTCTTCCGTACGGTCTTCCACTTCATCGCGACGTTCGCGCCGCAATCCATCACGCCCGCGCCCGACATCGAAGCCTATCTCAGCTTCGTCATGACCATGTTCATGGCCTTCGGCATTACCTTCGAAGTCCCGGTTGCCGTGGTGCTGCTGGTCAAGACCGGCATCGTCGAGCTGTCCAAGCTGCGCGGGGCGCGCGGCTACGTGGTGGTGGGCGCCTTCATCATCGCCGCGGTGGTCACGCCGCCCGACGTGGTCAGCCAGTTCATGCTGGCCGTGCCGCTGGTGCTGCTGTACGAAGTGGGCCTGATCTGCGCCCGCATGGTCACGCCCGAAAAGAAAAACCAGGACGCCGACGACGCGGCCGGCAGCCTGACCGAACATCACTGA
- the tatB gene encoding Sec-independent protein translocase protein TatB: MFDVSFTELMVIGVIALIVIGPERLPKVARTVGHLLGRAQRYVNDVKTDIQREIELDELRKFKSEMDDAANSMQSSLRDTENSLRSDLNDTAREARQAVSGSPAAEPAAPAPATLDTPAPAPAPAPAENAAPDQPTPAAQPKTGATP; this comes from the coding sequence ATGTTTGATGTCAGTTTCACTGAGCTGATGGTGATCGGCGTCATCGCGCTGATCGTCATCGGGCCCGAACGGCTGCCCAAGGTCGCGCGCACCGTCGGGCACCTGCTCGGCCGCGCGCAGCGCTACGTCAACGACGTCAAAACCGACATCCAGCGCGAAATCGAGCTCGACGAGCTGCGCAAGTTCAAAAGCGAGATGGACGACGCCGCCAACAGCATGCAGTCGTCGCTGCGCGACACCGAAAACTCGCTGCGCAGCGACCTGAACGACACCGCGCGCGAGGCCAGGCAGGCCGTCTCGGGCAGCCCGGCCGCCGAGCCGGCCGCGCCAGCCCCGGCAACCCTCGACACCCCGGCACCCGCGCCGGCCCCGGCCCCGGCCGAAAACGCCGCGCCGGACCAGCCCACCCCCGCCGCCCAACCGAAAACCGGTGCCACCCCGTGA
- the tatA gene encoding Sec-independent protein translocase subunit TatA → MGSFSIWHWLIVLVIVALVFGTKKLRNIGSDLGGAVKGFKEGMKDANGDKPAEQVTQQKVADDTIDVQAKEKTNS, encoded by the coding sequence ATGGGTAGCTTCAGCATCTGGCATTGGTTGATCGTCCTGGTCATCGTTGCCCTGGTATTCGGCACCAAGAAACTGCGCAACATCGGCAGCGATCTTGGCGGCGCCGTCAAAGGCTTCAAAGAGGGCATGAAAGACGCCAACGGCGACAAACCGGCCGAGCAGGTCACGCAGCAGAAAGTGGCCGACGACACCATCGACGTCCAGGCCAAAGAAAAAACCAACTCCTGA
- a CDS encoding histidine triad nucleotide-binding protein has product MSDNCIFCKIARGEIPSKKVHEDEEFVAFHDINPAAPVHLLLIPRRHVVSLQDIGPEDAGWLGRMVTLASRLAADNGCRPGPEGGFRLMANSGVEGGQEVPHLHFHIIGGQRPWKGRMAPNA; this is encoded by the coding sequence ATGAGCGACAACTGTATTTTCTGCAAGATCGCCCGCGGCGAGATCCCTTCGAAAAAGGTCCACGAAGACGAAGAATTCGTCGCCTTCCACGACATCAACCCGGCCGCGCCGGTGCACCTGCTGCTGATCCCGCGGCGCCACGTCGTCTCGCTGCAGGACATCGGCCCCGAAGACGCCGGCTGGTTGGGTAGAATGGTTACTTTGGCATCCCGCCTGGCGGCCGACAACGGCTGCCGCCCGGGTCCGGAAGGGGGCTTCCGCCTGATGGCCAATTCCGGCGTAGAAGGCGGCCAGGAAGTCCCCCACCTGCATTTCCATATCATCGGAGGTCAGCGTCCCTGGAAAGGGCGCATGGCTCCCAACGCATAA
- a CDS encoding phosphoribosyl-ATP diphosphatase — MSTAPSTTDTLARLADTLATRRPDRGGDPQSSYTAKLLAKGPDAFLKKIGEEATELVMAAKDGVPERIISETADLWFHCLVTLTHYNLRPEDVLAELARREGLSGLEEKARRPAS; from the coding sequence ATGAGCACCGCCCCGTCCACCACCGACACGCTGGCGCGCCTCGCCGACACCCTGGCCACCCGCCGCCCCGACCGCGGCGGCGACCCGCAAAGCTCGTACACCGCCAAGCTGCTGGCCAAGGGGCCCGACGCCTTCCTGAAGAAAATCGGCGAAGAAGCCACCGAACTGGTCATGGCCGCCAAAGACGGCGTGCCCGAACGCATCATCAGCGAAACCGCCGACCTGTGGTTTCATTGCCTCGTCACCTTGACTCACTACAATCTGCGGCCCGAAGACGTGCTGGCCGAACTGGCACGCCGGGAAGGCCTGTCGGGCCTGGAAGAAAAAGCACGGCGCCCCGCGTCCTGA